The Microbulbifer sp. YPW1 genome contains a region encoding:
- the rpsI gene encoding 30S ribosomal protein S9 — MATTQYYGTGRRKTSTARVFIQQGEGKISVNGRTLDEYFGREVARMIVRQPLEMVDMVEKFDINVTVKGGGSFGQAGAIRHGLTRALMQYDESLRQPLRAAGYVTRDARAVERKKVGLRKARKKPQFSKR; from the coding sequence ATGGCAACTACTCAATATTACGGTACCGGCCGTCGCAAGACCTCAACTGCTCGTGTATTCATTCAGCAGGGTGAAGGTAAAATTAGCGTAAACGGTCGTACCCTGGACGAATACTTCGGCCGCGAAGTGGCGCGCATGATCGTGCGTCAGCCGCTGGAAATGGTCGACATGGTCGAAAAATTTGACATCAATGTCACCGTGAAGGGCGGCGGTTCCTTCGGTCAGGCGGGTGCTATCCGTCACGGCCTGACCCGCGCTCTGATGCAGTACGACGAGTCCCTGCGTCAGCCGCTGCGTGCAGCCGGTTACGTGACTCGCGATGCGCGTGCCGTTGAGCGTAAGAAAGTCGGTCTGCGCAAAGCGCGTAAGAAGCCGCAATTCTCCAAGCGTTAA
- the rplM gene encoding 50S ribosomal protein L13, producing the protein MKTYSAKPEAVTRDWYIVDAADKTLGRISAEIAHRLRGKHKPEYTPHVDTGDYIVVINAEKVRVTGNKAKDKIYHSHSGYPGGLKSISFEKLIDKAPERTIQSAVKGMLPKGPLGRAMFKKLKVYKGSEHPHAAQQPIELSI; encoded by the coding sequence ATGAAGACTTACAGTGCCAAGCCGGAAGCGGTAACTCGCGACTGGTATATTGTTGACGCTGCGGATAAGACTCTCGGCCGTATTTCCGCCGAGATTGCTCACCGCCTGCGCGGCAAGCACAAGCCTGAATACACGCCCCACGTGGACACCGGCGATTACATCGTTGTGATCAATGCCGAGAAGGTCCGCGTGACCGGCAACAAGGCCAAAGACAAGATCTACCACAGCCACTCCGGCTACCCTGGTGGTCTTAAATCCATCAGCTTTGAGAAGCTGATCGACAAGGCGCCTGAGCGCACTATTCAAAGTGCGGTTAAAGGCATGCTCCCGAAAGGCCCTCTGGGTCGCGCCATGTTCAAGAAACTGAAGGTGTACAAGGGTAGCGAACATCCTCATGCGGCGCAGCAGCCGATTGAACTGTCGATCTAA
- the petA gene encoding ubiquinol-cytochrome c reductase iron-sulfur subunit, with translation MSDDGVNVGRRRFLTAATSVVGGAGAVGVAVPFVASWNPSAKAKAAGAPVKYNISKLEPGQMVTVEWRGKPVYVVRRTQESLDNLVKVDPLLRDPQSAESNQPAYVDPENRAIKAQTLVLVGLCTHLGCAPMYRPEVGAADLGGSEWMGGFFCPCHGSKYDLAGRVYKGVPAPTNLDVPPYSYESDDVIVIGVDQEGAA, from the coding sequence ATGAGTGATGACGGTGTAAATGTGGGGCGTCGCAGATTTCTGACCGCTGCCACCTCGGTTGTAGGTGGTGCAGGCGCGGTCGGAGTCGCTGTACCTTTTGTCGCCTCCTGGAATCCGAGCGCCAAGGCAAAAGCTGCCGGCGCGCCAGTCAAATACAATATCAGCAAACTGGAGCCGGGCCAGATGGTCACCGTCGAGTGGCGCGGCAAGCCGGTGTACGTGGTGCGCCGGACCCAGGAGTCCCTGGACAACCTCGTCAAAGTGGATCCGTTACTGCGCGATCCCCAGTCAGCTGAATCCAACCAGCCTGCTTACGTCGATCCTGAAAATCGCGCCATCAAGGCCCAGACCCTGGTTCTGGTAGGTCTATGTACCCACCTGGGTTGTGCGCCGATGTATCGCCCGGAAGTGGGTGCTGCAGACCTGGGCGGCAGCGAGTGGATGGGTGGTTTCTTCTGCCCGTGCCACGGTTCCAAATACGATTTGGCCGGCCGTGTGTACAAGGGCGTTCCTGCCCCGACCAACCTGGATGTACCGCCGTACTCCTATGAAAGTGACGACGTCATCGTAATTGGTGTGGATCAGGAGGGCGCCGCATGA